The genomic window CTAACCTTGTCTTCCTGATGGATGTGTCCGGCTCAATGGGCCGCCCGGACAAGCTTCCGCTCGTTAAAACCGCATTGTCTGGTCTTGCAGGAGAACTCGGCGAAAACGACCGCGTCTCTATCGTGGTCTATGCGGGCGCTGCCGGCCTCGTGCTTGAGCCTACCAATGACACCGCCAAAATCCGCCGCGCACTCGACACCCTCAATGCAGGCGGATCAACCGCAGGCGGGGCAGGGATCGAGCTTGCCTATAACATTGCCGAAGACAACTTCATCGAAGGCGGCGTAAACCGCGTGATCCTCGCGACCGATGGCGATTTCAATGTCGGCGTTTCCAACCGCGATGCTCTGGTCGAAATGGTCGAGAAAAACCGCGACCGAGGCATCACGCTCACGACACTCGGCTTTGGCACGGGCAATTATAACGAAGCCCTGATGGAACAGATCGCCAATCACGGGAACGGCAATTACGCCTACATCGACAGCGCTCTGGAAGCGAAGAAGGTGCTGGGCGATGAGATGAGTTCAACCCTTTTCACCATCGCCAAGGATGTGAAGATCCAGGTCGAGTTCAACCCTGCTGTCATCAGCCAGTACCGCCTCGTCGGCTATGAAAACCGCGCGCTTCGCGAAGAGGATTTCGACAATGACAAGGTTGATGCAGGCGATATTGGCGCTGGCCACCAAGTGACTGCAATCTATGAAGTCGTGCCTACGGGCGCTAAGGGCTGGATTGCACCGCGCCGTTATGAGGATCAGCCAGCGCGCGCTGCGAATGACCGCGTTGCCGAGGCTGCGAACGTCAAGCTGCGTTATAAGCTGCCCAAGGGCACGACCTCGCGCCTCATTGAAAAACAGGTGATGGCGAACGCCTTCACTACCGCACGCGCACCAATGGGCGATTTCGCCTTCGCCGCAGCGGTCGCCGCCTATGGGCAATTGCTTCGCGGCGATGAGTTGATGATGGACTTTTCCCATGATGATGTGGGCAAGCTTGCCGGGCGTCAGAACAATTTCTGGCGGCAGGAATTCCTAGAGCTCAACGCCCTTGCAGGCGCCGCAAATCCAAGCGCGCGCGGCGGGGGATAAGCTCGCTCTACAGCTAGGGGCTACCCCTTGCCCCGTTCATCCTGCTAAGGCGCTGGAAATTCAATTTTCCACGCCTTACAGGAATGAACATCCATGACGATGCCTGCGACTTTTCAAGAAGCTCTCCCCCTAATTCTGCTCGGCCTTGCGCTTTTGGTCGTGCTGTTTGTCATTGTGCGTTCTTCGCGCAAGACGAAGATCATCGACAAGGTGGAAGGCGATGTCCTTGACGAAGGTGCGAGCCCGGCGGCCCGCAATCAGGCGCTGATCGATGCGCCGCGTTCGGTTGAGAATACGCTTGGCGAAAGCTCCGCTGCCGCCAATGCCGATACGCTTGCCGCAGCGACCGCTTCCGCCGATGCGGAAGCCGGCCCGCCAATCGCGCCAACCAAAGCAGCACCAGATGAGCTCAAAGAAACCGCTTCATCCGCAGGCGAAGCAGATGACCTGAAACGCATCAAAGGCGTAGGGCCCAAGCTTGTGAGCCTGCTCAATGAACAAGGCATCACAACCTTTGCGCAGATCGCTGCGTGGAGCGATGAAGATGTGAAACGTATCGATGCGACTCTGGGCCGTTTCAGCGGGCGCATTGAACGCGATCAATGGGTTAAACAGGCAAAACTCCTTAGCGCAGGCGACGAGGATGGCTTCGCTAAAACGTTTGGAAACAATGGCTAACAAGGAATATCGGATTTGATTTAGGTCAAGCGCCGATATTCTGATATAGTCATCACCTACGGGGTCAGAATCGAACGGGGAGGCGCGCTATGGGCCAAAGGATTTTGATTGCCGAAGACGAGGCCATTTTGGCCTATGATCTTGCTGAAACCGTCGAAGCTGCTGGTTACCGCGTCGAAGGCCCTCACCCGGGCATTTCGGATGCAATGTACGCGTTTCAAAAGGAAAAGCCCGATCTTGCCATCCTCGATGTGGAACTGAGCGATGGCAATGTCTTTTCCTTTGCCCGCAAGCTAAAGGCTGAAGATGTGCCGGTGATCTTTCACACTGGCAGTCTCTCCCAACGGGAGATCACGGACCGTTTTCCTGATGCGATTGTTCGCATAAAGCCGTGCCCTCCTACCAGTATACTTGACGCTGTTGGCGAGGCGTTGGAAGCGCAATAACGCTGGGCACCGCCAGTAAGTTTCAATTGAAACCATTGCTTTGCTGTCCTACATAAGGGCCTGCGCCTTATGGGGACACGATGAGCTTTACCGACCGCCTTTTCCCCTGCATTCAAAGGCGTTTTGCAGGTCCAAGGGTATTCCGCCTCTGGACAGTGTCTCAAGTGTCTCAAACTGGCGCTGGAAGAGAGGGAAACGGGTGAAACTTCACGGCTATTTTCGCAGTTCGACAAGCTACCGATTGCGCATCGCATTGGAGCTTAAAGGCATCGAATATGAGAATGTGCCGGTCAATCTCCTCAAATCTGAGCAGAAGGACAAAAGCTTCACCTCGCAAAACCCGTTTGGCAGCGTGCCCTTGCTTCAAGCCGATGGCCGCGACCGTGCACAAAGCATGGCGCAGATTGAATGGCTTGATGAAGCCTATCCTGAGCGTCCCCTCCTC from Erythrobacter sp. SCSIO 43205 includes these protein-coding regions:
- a CDS encoding von Willebrand factor type A domain-containing protein — its product is MRLAKLSGLAALSLLVVGCAQQSGDLTSSGNSAGDRVADAPPPPPPPPPPPPPPPPPSPTSSSDTVVVTGSRIRSGKQESAVPITVAPQASPSYGTSDLMRVGPVVVPGDPGRERYDGEEVSPVKLTNAEPVSTFSVDVDTGAYANTRRFLRQGNLPPRDAVRTEELVNYFRYDYERPTDTSVPFTTNIDVAKTPWNDDTYLMRVGLRGYDIAREERPAANLVFLMDVSGSMGRPDKLPLVKTALSGLAGELGENDRVSIVVYAGAAGLVLEPTNDTAKIRRALDTLNAGGSTAGGAGIELAYNIAEDNFIEGGVNRVILATDGDFNVGVSNRDALVEMVEKNRDRGITLTTLGFGTGNYNEALMEQIANHGNGNYAYIDSALEAKKVLGDEMSSTLFTIAKDVKIQVEFNPAVISQYRLVGYENRALREEDFDNDKVDAGDIGAGHQVTAIYEVVPTGAKGWIAPRRYEDQPARAANDRVAEAANVKLRYKLPKGTTSRLIEKQVMANAFTTARAPMGDFAFAAAVAAYGQLLRGDELMMDFSHDDVGKLAGRQNNFWRQEFLELNALAGAANPSARGGG
- a CDS encoding helix-hairpin-helix domain-containing protein; protein product: MTMPATFQEALPLILLGLALLVVLFVIVRSSRKTKIIDKVEGDVLDEGASPAARNQALIDAPRSVENTLGESSAAANADTLAAATASADAEAGPPIAPTKAAPDELKETASSAGEADDLKRIKGVGPKLVSLLNEQGITTFAQIAAWSDEDVKRIDATLGRFSGRIERDQWVKQAKLLSAGDEDGFAKTFGNNG
- a CDS encoding response regulator, with product MGQRILIAEDEAILAYDLAETVEAAGYRVEGPHPGISDAMYAFQKEKPDLAILDVELSDGNVFSFARKLKAEDVPVIFHTGSLSQREITDRFPDAIVRIKPCPPTSILDAVGEALEAQ